Proteins found in one Pseudomonas marvdashtae genomic segment:
- the hppD gene encoding 4-hydroxyphenylpyruvate dioxygenase, with product MADLYENPMGLMGFEFIEFASPTPNTLEPIFEIMGFTKVATHRSKDVHLYRQGAINLILNNEPNSVASYFAAEHGPSVCGMAFRVKDSQKAYQRALELGAQPIHIETGPMELNLPAIKGIGGAPLYLIDRFGEGSSIYDIDFVFLEGVDRNPVGAGLKIIDHLTHNVYRGRMAYWANFYEKLFNFREIRYFDIKGEYTGLTSKAMTAPDGMIRIPLNEESSKGAGQIEEFLMQFNGEGIQHVAFLTDDLIKTWDALKKIGMRFMTAPPDTYYEMLEGRLPNHGEPVDELQSRGILLDGASEQGDKRLLLQIFSETLMGPVFFEFIQRKGDDGFGEGNFKALFESIERDQVRRGVLATE from the coding sequence ATGGCAGATCTATACGAAAACCCGATGGGCCTGATGGGCTTTGAATTCATCGAATTCGCGTCCCCTACACCCAACACCCTGGAGCCGATCTTCGAGATCATGGGCTTCACCAAAGTTGCCACGCACCGTTCCAAGGACGTGCACCTGTATCGCCAGGGCGCGATCAACCTGATCCTCAACAACGAGCCCAATAGCGTGGCGTCCTACTTCGCCGCCGAGCATGGCCCGTCGGTGTGCGGCATGGCGTTCCGTGTCAAAGACTCGCAAAAAGCCTACCAGCGCGCCCTGGAACTCGGCGCCCAGCCGATCCATATCGAAACCGGCCCGATGGAACTGAATCTGCCGGCGATCAAAGGCATCGGCGGCGCGCCGTTGTACCTGATCGACCGTTTCGGCGAAGGCAGCTCGATCTACGACATCGATTTCGTCTTCCTTGAAGGCGTAGACCGCAATCCAGTCGGTGCCGGCCTGAAAATAATTGACCACCTGACGCACAACGTCTATCGCGGACGCATGGCCTATTGGGCGAACTTCTACGAGAAGCTGTTCAATTTCCGCGAGATCCGCTACTTCGACATCAAGGGCGAATACACTGGCCTGACGTCCAAGGCCATGACCGCCCCGGATGGCATGATCCGCATTCCCTTGAACGAAGAGTCGTCCAAGGGCGCCGGGCAGATCGAGGAGTTCCTGATGCAGTTCAACGGAGAAGGCATCCAGCACGTGGCCTTCCTGACCGACGACCTGATCAAGACTTGGGATGCGCTGAAGAAGATCGGCATGCGCTTCATGACCGCACCGCCGGACACCTACTACGAAATGCTCGAAGGCCGCCTGCCGAACCACGGTGAACCGGTAGATGAACTGCAATCGCGCGGCATCCTGCTGGACGGCGCTTCCGAGCAGGGCGACAAGCGCCTGTTGCTGCAAATTTTCTCGGAAACCCTGATGGGCCCGGTGTTCTTCGAATTCATCCAGCGCAAGGGCGACGACGGCTTCGGCGAAGGCAACTTCAAGGCACTGTTCGAGTCGATCGAGCGTGACCAGGTGCGTCGTGGCGTGCTTGCCACCGAGTGA
- a CDS encoding DMT family transporter: MTSGEHAVPTPSDLPVYLKLAMVTMIWGGTFVAGRILSDALAPMFAASLRFLLASIALLMFLGLARIPLAKPSLKQGLWLAVLGFFGIFVYNLCFFYGLQHINASRASLIVALNPAVIGLASWCLFGERLGRLKVAGILLCIGGAGLVIVNRDPSVLQTTGQGWMGDVLIFGCVLGWGIYSLFSKGLSESLGPLQTVTWSILLGTLMLWVACAASGDIHFGALSALDIRQWLSLLYLGVLGSALAYIAWYDGIRKIGATRSGVFIALNPLTAVLLGALLLDERLTAMMCVGGGLILTGIFLCNKPLARSAAKAI, encoded by the coding sequence ATGACCTCTGGCGAACACGCCGTTCCAACACCTTCCGATCTGCCGGTCTACTTGAAGCTCGCCATGGTGACCATGATCTGGGGCGGGACCTTCGTCGCCGGCAGGATCCTCTCCGATGCCCTGGCCCCAATGTTTGCCGCCAGCCTGCGCTTTCTGCTGGCGAGTATCGCGTTGCTGATGTTTCTCGGCCTGGCCCGCATCCCCCTGGCCAAGCCCAGCCTGAAGCAGGGCCTTTGGTTGGCGGTGCTGGGTTTCTTCGGCATCTTTGTCTACAACCTGTGCTTCTTTTACGGCTTGCAGCACATCAATGCGTCGCGGGCCTCGCTGATTGTGGCGTTGAACCCGGCGGTGATCGGGTTGGCGTCCTGGTGCCTGTTCGGGGAGCGGCTGGGTCGCTTGAAAGTCGCCGGCATCCTGTTGTGCATCGGCGGGGCGGGGTTGGTGATCGTCAACCGTGATCCGTCCGTGCTGCAGACCACGGGACAGGGTTGGATGGGTGACGTGCTGATTTTTGGCTGCGTGCTGGGCTGGGGGATCTATTCGCTGTTTTCCAAGGGCCTGAGTGAGAGTCTGGGCCCTCTGCAGACTGTCACCTGGTCGATCCTGCTGGGCACCTTGATGTTGTGGGTGGCCTGTGCCGCCAGTGGCGATATCCATTTTGGTGCTTTGTCAGCCCTGGATATCAGGCAATGGCTGAGCCTGCTGTATCTCGGCGTGCTGGGCTCGGCGCTGGCCTATATCGCCTGGTATGACGGTATCCGCAAAATCGGCGCGACCCGTTCCGGGGTGTTCATCGCGCTTAATCCGCTGACGGCGGTATTGCTCGGTGCGTTGCTACTCGACGAACGGCTTACGGCGATGATGTGCGTGGGCGGGGGGCTGATCCTGACGGGAATTTTCCTGTGCAACAAACCGCTTGCGCGTTCGGCTGCAAAGGCGATTTGA
- a CDS encoding histone-like nucleoid-structuring protein, MvaT/MvaU family, with product MSRLAEFRKAEKALQEQLAQLEALKNDAGLKKEIEFEEKLQGLMKTYGKGLRDIIAILDPNPSKSGLSPAKTPKTRRARVVKVYQNPHTGELIETKGGNHRGLKSWKEEYGASTVDSWLRS from the coding sequence TTGTCCAGACTCGCTGAATTTCGCAAAGCCGAAAAGGCCCTTCAAGAGCAGCTCGCGCAGCTGGAAGCCTTGAAGAATGACGCCGGGCTCAAGAAAGAAATCGAATTCGAAGAGAAGCTCCAGGGGCTGATGAAGACTTATGGCAAGGGCCTGCGCGACATCATCGCGATTCTCGATCCGAATCCATCCAAGTCAGGCCTGTCGCCGGCCAAGACGCCGAAGACCCGGCGTGCCCGTGTCGTCAAGGTGTACCAGAACCCGCATACTGGCGAATTGATCGAAACCAAGGGCGGCAACCATCGCGGCTTGAAATCCTGGAAAGAGGAGTATGGTGCGAGCACCGTTGATTCCTGGTTGCGCAGCTGA
- a CDS encoding DUF4946 domain-containing protein, whose protein sequence is MFRPFLSLVVPLFVIAASLGASAAEPQVTWPQGWLIESLPGDASAPVTPPGTTRQRATKNDPSGNAVMVMELTATPVEAGHQVNLQGVLLEMRKSIQKDFFQGGYQSACTKIHPSMLGGVNALETTCTITQNGSHVLSQTLVAALSEGSAYVLSYAGQAQVFAESQDEIQSVRNSLKL, encoded by the coding sequence ATGTTTCGACCGTTCCTTTCGCTGGTTGTCCCGCTGTTTGTCATCGCTGCAAGTCTTGGGGCCAGTGCGGCCGAACCGCAGGTTACCTGGCCCCAGGGCTGGCTCATCGAGTCGCTCCCTGGCGACGCGTCAGCTCCCGTGACACCACCGGGCACCACCCGGCAGCGTGCGACCAAGAACGACCCTTCAGGCAACGCGGTAATGGTCATGGAGCTGACCGCCACACCCGTGGAGGCCGGTCACCAAGTCAACTTGCAAGGCGTGTTGCTGGAAATGCGCAAATCCATCCAAAAAGATTTTTTTCAAGGCGGATATCAAAGTGCATGCACTAAGATTCACCCTTCCATGTTGGGCGGCGTCAACGCTTTGGAAACCACTTGCACAATCACGCAGAACGGCAGTCATGTATTGTCGCAGACGTTGGTTGCAGCATTAAGCGAGGGGAGCGCCTACGTGTTGTCCTACGCTGGACAGGCGCAGGTATTTGCTGAAAGCCAGGATGAAATACAGTCAGTACGAAATAGCCTGAAACTATAA
- the gloA gene encoding lactoylglutathione lyase, which yields MSLHELNTFPGVTAQPDAATAKFVFNHTMLRVKDITKSLDFYTRVLGFSLVEKRDFPEAEFSLYFLALVDKSQIPADAAARTEWMKSIPGILELTHNHGTENDPAFAYHNGNTDPRGFGHICISVPDVVAACERFEALGCDFQKRLSDGRMKSLAFIKDPDGYWVEIIQPAPL from the coding sequence ATGAGCCTGCACGAACTCAACACTTTCCCTGGCGTCACCGCCCAGCCCGACGCTGCAACGGCCAAGTTCGTCTTCAACCACACCATGCTGCGGGTCAAGGACATCACCAAGTCTCTCGATTTCTACACCCGCGTGCTGGGTTTTTCCCTGGTGGAGAAACGCGATTTCCCGGAAGCCGAATTCAGCCTGTATTTCCTTGCGCTGGTCGACAAGAGCCAGATCCCGGCGGACGCTGCGGCGCGTACCGAGTGGATGAAATCGATCCCCGGCATCCTCGAACTGACCCACAACCATGGCACCGAAAACGACCCGGCATTTGCCTACCACAACGGCAACACCGACCCACGTGGCTTCGGCCACATCTGCATCTCGGTGCCGGACGTCGTCGCCGCCTGCGAGCGCTTCGAAGCGTTGGGCTGCGACTTCCAGAAGCGCCTGAGCGATGGCCGCATGAAAAGCCTGGCGTTCATCAAGGACCCGGACGGCTACTGGGTCGAAATCATCCAGCCCGCACCGCTGTAA
- the ahpF gene encoding alkyl hydroperoxide reductase subunit F → MLDANLKAQLKSYLERVTQPIEIVASLDDGAKSQEMLALLKDVASLSNQITLLDNGTDARKPSFSLNRPGADISLRFAGIPMGHEFTSLVLALLQVGGHPSKASVEVIEQIRSLKGEFNFETYFSLSCQNCPDVVQALNLMAVLNPNIRHVAIDGALFQAEVDERQIMAVPSIYLNGVNFGQGRMGLEEILAKIDTSGIERQAEKISAKDAFDVLVVGGGPAGASAAIYAARKGIRTGVAAERFGGQVLDTMAIENFISVQETEGPKLAVALEEHVKQYDVDIMNLQRAGGLVPGKDGGLHEIKFASGASLKAKTVILATGARWREMNVPGEQQYRNKGVAYCPHCDGPLFKGKRVAVIGGGNSGVEAAIDLAGIVAHVTLLEFDVQLRADAVLQRKLHSLPNVTVITNAQTTEVTGDGQKVNGLRYKDRPSGEVRDVALEGIFVQIGLLPNTDWLKGTVELSPRGEIIVDARGETSIPGVFAAGDVTTVPYKQIVIAVGEGAKASLSAFDHLIRTSAPA, encoded by the coding sequence ATGTTGGACGCCAATCTTAAAGCTCAGTTGAAGTCATACCTGGAACGGGTCACCCAGCCGATCGAGATCGTCGCATCCCTCGACGACGGTGCGAAATCCCAGGAAATGCTCGCGTTACTCAAAGACGTTGCCAGTCTTTCCAACCAGATTACCTTGCTCGACAACGGCACCGATGCGCGCAAGCCATCGTTTTCGTTGAATCGCCCGGGCGCCGATATCAGCCTGCGTTTCGCCGGTATCCCCATGGGGCATGAATTCACTTCGCTGGTGCTGGCCCTGCTGCAAGTCGGTGGCCACCCTTCGAAGGCCAGTGTCGAAGTGATCGAACAGATCCGCTCCCTTAAAGGTGAGTTCAACTTCGAGACATATTTCTCGCTGTCGTGCCAGAACTGCCCGGACGTGGTCCAGGCGCTGAACCTGATGGCGGTGCTGAACCCGAACATCCGTCACGTCGCCATCGACGGTGCGCTGTTCCAGGCCGAAGTCGATGAGCGCCAGATCATGGCCGTGCCGAGCATCTACCTGAACGGTGTCAACTTCGGCCAGGGCCGCATGGGCCTTGAAGAGATTCTCGCCAAGATCGACACCAGCGGCATCGAACGCCAGGCCGAGAAGATCAGCGCCAAGGATGCCTTTGATGTGCTGGTGGTCGGCGGTGGCCCGGCCGGTGCTTCGGCGGCAATCTACGCGGCCCGTAAAGGCATCCGCACTGGCGTTGCGGCCGAGCGTTTTGGCGGCCAGGTGCTCGATACCATGGCCATCGAGAACTTCATCTCGGTCCAGGAAACCGAAGGCCCCAAACTGGCCGTCGCCCTGGAAGAGCACGTCAAGCAGTACGACGTCGACATCATGAACCTGCAACGTGCCGGCGGCCTGGTGCCAGGCAAGGATGGCGGCCTGCATGAAATCAAGTTCGCCAGCGGCGCGAGCCTCAAGGCCAAGACCGTGATCCTGGCGACCGGTGCTCGCTGGCGCGAAATGAACGTGCCGGGCGAACAGCAATATCGCAACAAGGGCGTGGCGTACTGCCCGCACTGCGACGGTCCGCTGTTCAAAGGCAAGCGCGTGGCGGTGATTGGCGGCGGCAACTCCGGCGTCGAAGCGGCGATCGACCTGGCCGGTATCGTGGCTCATGTCACCTTGCTGGAGTTCGACGTCCAACTGCGCGCCGACGCGGTGTTGCAGCGCAAGTTGCACAGCCTGCCGAACGTGACGGTGATCACCAACGCCCAGACCACCGAAGTGACGGGTGACGGGCAGAAGGTCAACGGCCTTCGCTACAAGGACCGTCCAAGCGGTGAAGTGCGCGACGTCGCGCTGGAAGGCATCTTCGTGCAAATCGGCCTGCTGCCTAACACCGATTGGCTCAAGGGCACCGTCGAGCTGTCACCGCGTGGCGAGATCATCGTCGATGCCCGGGGTGAAACCTCGATCCCTGGCGTGTTCGCCGCCGGTGACGTGACCACCGTGCCGTACAAGCAGATCGTCATCGCCGTGGGCGAGGGCGCCAAGGCTTCGCTGAGTGCTTTCGATCACCTGATCCGCACCTCCGCGCCGGCCTGA
- the ahpC gene encoding alkyl hydroperoxide reductase subunit C, producing MPIINSQVKPFKATAFKNGAFVEVSDADLKGKWSVVFFYPADFTFVCPTELEDLADNYAEFQKLGVEIYSVSTDTHFAHAAWHNTSPAIGKIQYTMIGDPTLTISRNFDVLIEEAGLADRGTFVINPEGQIKIVEINDGGVGRDASELLRKIKAAQYVAAHPGEVCPAKWKEGEATLAPSLDLVGKI from the coding sequence ATGCCTATCATCAACAGCCAAGTTAAACCGTTCAAAGCCACCGCTTTCAAAAACGGCGCTTTCGTCGAAGTCTCGGACGCCGACCTGAAAGGCAAGTGGTCTGTCGTATTCTTCTACCCAGCTGACTTCACCTTCGTTTGCCCAACCGAACTGGAAGACCTGGCCGACAACTACGCCGAATTCCAGAAGCTGGGCGTCGAGATCTACAGCGTTTCGACCGACACTCACTTCGCTCACGCTGCCTGGCACAACACTTCGCCAGCCATCGGCAAGATCCAGTACACCATGATCGGCGACCCGACCCTGACCATCTCCCGCAACTTTGACGTGTTGATCGAAGAAGCTGGCCTGGCTGACCGCGGTACCTTCGTGATTAACCCTGAAGGCCAGATCAAGATCGTTGAAATCAACGACGGTGGTGTAGGCCGTGACGCTTCCGAGCTGCTGCGCAAGATCAAGGCCGCTCAGTACGTAGCTGCTCACCCAGGCGAAGTCTGCCCAGCCAAGTGGAAAGAAGGCGAGGCCACCCTGGCTCCGTCCCTGGACCTGGTCGGCAAGATCTAA